One Novosphingobium sp. G106 DNA segment encodes these proteins:
- a CDS encoding hemolysin family protein — translation MTPFPWTDVLVIAGLILLNGLFSMSELAIVSARPGRLKVAAEKGSGGARCALALASDPGKFLSTVQIGITLIGIVAGAYSGASLGGPTGERLAALGVPPRAADELGFAMVIFATTYFSVVVGELVPKQVALRLAEPIALVAARPMTWLSTAMAPFVWLLDKSSRVLLGLIGMRRSSDQEVTAEELHMLFAEATKSGVIEEEERQIMTGIMRLADRPVRELMTPRTEIDWVDLGASDGELFARIQDSPHSLLPVVEGAPDNIVGVLKVRELLAMRLAGEMVNIAAVMRKAEVIPDQLDAMDALRLLQQADVSMAMVHDEYGHLEGVVTPADLLSAIVGNFVSHQDEGDEPMVVEREDGSLLISGALPADALAQRLDIDLDEDREFATAAGYVLSVLKHLPKEGEHFVDQGWRFEVVDMDGLKIDKLLVSEVAPAEPEASED, via the coding sequence GTGACGCCGTTCCCCTGGACCGATGTCCTCGTTATCGCGGGGCTCATTCTGCTCAATGGCCTGTTCTCCATGTCGGAGCTGGCGATCGTTTCGGCGCGTCCGGGGCGGTTGAAGGTCGCTGCGGAGAAAGGCAGCGGTGGTGCGCGTTGCGCGCTGGCCCTCGCCTCCGACCCGGGCAAATTCCTGTCCACCGTGCAGATCGGCATCACGCTGATCGGCATCGTCGCAGGCGCCTATTCGGGCGCCAGCCTGGGTGGGCCGACGGGCGAGAGGCTGGCCGCACTCGGTGTGCCGCCACGCGCGGCGGACGAGCTCGGCTTCGCCATGGTCATCTTCGCCACGACCTATTTCAGCGTCGTGGTCGGCGAGCTGGTGCCGAAGCAGGTGGCCTTGCGGCTGGCCGAGCCGATCGCGCTGGTCGCCGCGCGGCCGATGACCTGGCTGTCGACCGCGATGGCGCCTTTCGTCTGGCTGCTCGACAAGTCTTCGCGGGTGCTGCTCGGCCTTATCGGCATGCGCCGCTCGAGCGACCAGGAGGTCACCGCCGAAGAACTCCACATGCTCTTCGCCGAGGCGACCAAGTCGGGCGTGATCGAGGAGGAAGAGCGCCAGATCATGACCGGCATCATGCGCCTGGCCGACCGGCCGGTGCGCGAGCTGATGACGCCGCGGACCGAGATCGACTGGGTGGACCTCGGCGCCAGCGACGGCGAGCTGTTCGCCCGTATCCAGGATTCGCCGCATTCGCTGCTGCCCGTGGTCGAAGGCGCGCCCGACAACATCGTCGGCGTGCTCAAGGTGCGCGAACTGCTGGCGATGCGGCTCGCCGGCGAAATGGTGAACATCGCGGCGGTGATGCGCAAGGCCGAGGTCATCCCCGACCAGCTCGACGCGATGGACGCGCTGCGCCTGCTGCAGCAGGCCGATGTGTCGATGGCCATGGTCCACGACGAATACGGCCACCTCGAAGGCGTCGTCACCCCGGCCGACCTGCTTTCGGCGATCGTCGGCAACTTCGTCAGCCACCAGGACGAGGGCGACGAGCCGATGGTGGTCGAGCGCGAGGACGGTTCGCTGCTGATCTCGGGCGCGCTGCCAGCGGACGCGCTAGCGCAGCGGCTGGACATCGATCTCGACGAAGACCGCGAGTTTGCCACGGCCGCGGGCTACGTCCTGTCGGTGCTCAAGCATCTGCCCAAGGAGGGCGAGCATTTCGTCGACCAGGGCTGGCGCTTCGAGGTCGTCGACATGGACGGGCTCAAGATCGACAAGCTGCTGGTCAGCGAAGTCGCCCCGGCCGAGCCCGAGGCGAGCGAGGACTAG
- the rplJ gene encoding 50S ribosomal protein L10, with product MDRSQKAESVASLNATFNEVGVVVVTRNLGMSVAQSTVLRGKVRDAGATYKVAKNRLAKLAIKDTNYAGIDEMFTGPTAIASSVDPIAAAKAVVDFAKTTDKIEIVGGSMGALVLNAEGIKALASMPSLDELRAKLIGLVQAPATKLAQLSTAPAAKLARVFGAYATKDAA from the coding sequence ATGGATCGTTCGCAGAAAGCCGAATCGGTCGCTTCGCTCAACGCGACTTTCAACGAGGTCGGCGTGGTGGTTGTCACCCGCAACCTCGGCATGTCGGTGGCCCAGTCCACCGTCCTGCGCGGAAAAGTGCGTGACGCGGGTGCGACCTACAAGGTTGCGAAGAACCGTCTTGCCAAGCTTGCCATCAAGGACACGAACTACGCGGGCATCGACGAGATGTTCACGGGTCCGACGGCGATCGCCTCTTCGGTCGATCCCATCGCCGCCGCCAAGGCGGTCGTGGACTTCGCCAAGACCACCGACAAGATCGAAATCGTCGGTGGTTCGATGGGCGCGCTGGTTCTGAACGCGGAAGGGATCAAGGCTCTCGCCTCGATGCCGTCGCTCGATGAACTGCGGGCAAAGCTTATTGGCCTCGTTCAGGCTCCGGCGACCAAGCTCGCCCAGCTCTCGACCGCTCCGGCGGCCAAGCTGGCGCGTGTCTTCGGCGCCTACGCCACGAAAGACGCCGCGTAA
- a CDS encoding DoxX family protein — MNGNDKGKRTAGWVMSGLLIAFLVMDAGMKLVPLQVVIETTAGLGYPTSLGMVRGLGILTLTCTALYAWPRTAVLGAILLTGYLGGAVATHVRIGSPLFSHVLFGVYLGLLAWGGLYLRDPRIRALLPFRTLPAQDG, encoded by the coding sequence ATGAACGGCAACGACAAGGGCAAACGCACCGCGGGCTGGGTGATGAGCGGCCTGCTGATCGCCTTCCTGGTGATGGACGCGGGAATGAAGCTCGTGCCGCTGCAGGTCGTCATCGAGACGACGGCAGGTCTCGGCTACCCGACCTCGCTCGGGATGGTCCGCGGGCTCGGTATCCTGACGCTGACCTGCACGGCGCTTTACGCCTGGCCGCGGACGGCCGTGCTCGGTGCCATCCTGCTGACCGGGTATCTGGGCGGCGCCGTGGCGACGCATGTTCGAATCGGCAGCCCGCTGTTCAGCCACGTCCTGTTCGGCGTCTATCTCGGCCTGCTTGCCTGGGGCGGCCTCTATCTGCGCGATCCGCGGATCAGGGCGCTCCTGCCGTTCCGAACTCTGCCCGCACAGGACGGGTAA
- a CDS encoding electron transfer flavoprotein subunit beta/FixA family protein, protein MKILVPVKRVIDYNVKPRVKSDGTGVDLANVKMSMNPFDEIAVEEAIRLREKGVATEIIAVSVGPAKAQETLRTALAMGADRAILVTVEDDVEPLAVAKILKAIMAEETPGLVILGKQAIDDDCNQTGQMLAALTGRPQGTFASEVTVDGDSVTVKREVDGGLETVKLSLPAIVTTDLRLNEPRYASLPNIMKAKSKPLANKTPADYGVDTAPRLKTLKVTEPPVRSAGIKVADVDALVAKLKEMGVAA, encoded by the coding sequence ATGAAGATCCTCGTGCCCGTCAAGCGGGTGATCGATTACAACGTGAAGCCGCGGGTCAAGTCCGACGGCACCGGCGTCGACCTCGCCAATGTCAAGATGAGCATGAACCCCTTCGACGAAATCGCCGTCGAAGAAGCGATCCGGCTCCGCGAAAAGGGCGTCGCGACCGAGATCATCGCGGTCTCCGTCGGCCCGGCCAAGGCCCAGGAAACGCTGCGCACCGCGCTCGCCATGGGCGCCGACCGCGCGATCCTGGTGACTGTCGAGGACGACGTCGAGCCGCTGGCCGTCGCCAAGATCCTCAAGGCGATCATGGCCGAAGAGACCCCGGGTCTCGTCATCCTCGGCAAGCAGGCGATCGACGACGACTGCAACCAGACCGGCCAGATGCTCGCCGCCCTCACCGGCCGTCCGCAGGGCACTTTCGCTTCCGAAGTCACCGTCGACGGCGATTCGGTCACGGTGAAGCGTGAAGTCGACGGCGGCCTCGAGACGGTGAAGCTGTCGCTTCCCGCCATCGTCACCACCGACCTGCGCCTCAACGAGCCGCGCTATGCTTCGCTGCCCAACATCATGAAGGCGAAGTCCAAGCCGCTCGCGAACAAGACGCCTGCCGACTACGGCGTCGACACCGCGCCGCGCCTCAAGACGCTCAAGGTCACCGAGCCGCCCGTGCGCAGCGCCGGCATCAAGGTCGCCGACGTCGACGCACTGGTCGCCAAACTCAAGGAAATGGGAGTCGCCGCATGA
- a CDS encoding PEPxxWA-CTERM sorting domain-containing protein, with translation MSRHEKIIASAALLAASASPAYAVEVLVNGNFESGITGWTTYTTANGTITEIPSLPPSSPQPQVATTVSFNTTGSGASKALFLNAGAYQPPYGVGQQGGGVFQTFTLGKDGTASFSADIAALTNNNSLGVGLLSVLLDGVVMDSFDFGALNNATARSTLDFTSFLTAGDHTISLQATRAFAPARGVTSQYFDNASLNFAAVPEPATWAMMILGMGVIGRTMRRRRAAVRFAF, from the coding sequence GTGTCTCGTCATGAAAAGATCATCGCCTCGGCCGCGCTTCTCGCGGCTTCGGCTTCGCCTGCCTATGCCGTTGAAGTTCTGGTCAACGGCAATTTCGAATCCGGCATTACCGGCTGGACGACCTATACTACGGCCAATGGCACGATCACCGAGATCCCCAGCCTGCCGCCTTCGTCGCCGCAGCCCCAGGTCGCCACGACGGTTTCGTTCAACACGACTGGCTCGGGCGCCTCGAAGGCGCTGTTCCTCAACGCCGGCGCCTATCAGCCGCCTTACGGCGTGGGCCAGCAGGGTGGCGGCGTGTTCCAGACGTTCACGCTCGGCAAGGACGGTACGGCCAGCTTCAGCGCCGACATCGCCGCGCTCACCAACAACAACTCGCTGGGCGTCGGCCTGCTCAGCGTCCTGCTCGACGGTGTCGTCATGGACAGCTTCGACTTCGGCGCGCTGAACAACGCCACCGCTCGTTCGACGCTGGACTTCACCAGCTTCCTCACCGCGGGCGACCACACGATCTCGCTGCAGGCCACCCGCGCTTTCGCGCCGGCCCGCGGCGTGACCTCGCAGTACTTCGACAACGCTTCGCTCAACTTCGCCGCGGTCCCCGAGCCGGCCACCTGGGCGATGATGATCCTGGGCATGGGTGTGATCGGCCGCACGATGCGCCGCCGCCGTGCGGCCGTCCGCTTCGCGTTCTGA
- a CDS encoding DUF4287 domain-containing protein: MSFQGYLNSIERNTGKTPAEFRQWGADKGFATAEGLAPGVKAGAIILALKEEFGLGHGHAMAIVALFKGKQA; this comes from the coding sequence ATGAGCTTCCAGGGATATCTGAACAGCATCGAGCGAAACACCGGCAAGACGCCGGCCGAGTTCCGCCAGTGGGGTGCGGACAAGGGTTTCGCCACTGCCGAAGGTCTCGCACCCGGCGTGAAAGCCGGCGCGATCATTCTGGCGCTGAAGGAGGAGTTCGGCCTGGGCCACGGGCACGCCATGGCCATCGTCGCCCTGTTCAAGGGCAAGCAGGCGTAG
- a CDS encoding electron transfer flavoprotein subunit alpha/FixB family protein, with protein MSVLVYAEHDNASLKDATLAVVTAGTQLGEVHVLVAGSGAAAVADQAAKIAGVAKVLLADDAAYANQLAENVAPLVAGLMANYDAFLAPATAHGKNIAPRVAASLDVMQISDILSVESADTFTRPIYAGNAIATVQSVDAKKVITVRGTAFAKADAAGGSASVESVSGAGDAGISSFAGAEIAKLERPELTSAKIIVSGGRALKDGPTFEQVIFPLADKLGAAVGASRAAVDAGYVPNDYQVGQTGKIVAPEVYIAIGISGAIQHLAGMKDSKTIIAINKDEDAPIFQVADIGLVADLFNAVPELTGKL; from the coding sequence ATGAGCGTCCTCGTCTACGCAGAGCATGACAACGCGTCGCTGAAGGACGCCACGCTCGCCGTCGTCACCGCCGGCACCCAGCTCGGCGAAGTCCACGTCCTCGTCGCGGGCAGCGGCGCTGCCGCGGTCGCCGACCAGGCCGCCAAGATCGCCGGCGTCGCCAAAGTGCTGCTGGCCGACGATGCGGCCTATGCCAACCAGCTGGCCGAGAACGTCGCGCCGCTCGTGGCCGGCCTGATGGCGAACTACGATGCCTTCCTTGCGCCCGCCACGGCGCACGGCAAGAACATCGCCCCGCGCGTCGCCGCTTCGCTCGACGTGATGCAGATCAGCGACATCCTCTCGGTCGAGAGCGCCGACACCTTCACGCGTCCGATCTATGCGGGCAATGCCATCGCCACCGTGCAGTCGGTCGATGCCAAGAAGGTCATCACCGTCCGCGGCACCGCCTTCGCTAAGGCCGACGCTGCTGGCGGTTCGGCCAGCGTCGAGAGCGTCTCGGGTGCGGGCGATGCCGGCATCTCGAGCTTCGCCGGCGCCGAGATCGCCAAGCTGGAGCGCCCCGAGCTGACCAGTGCCAAGATCATCGTCTCGGGCGGCCGCGCGCTCAAGGACGGGCCGACTTTCGAACAGGTCATCTTCCCGCTCGCCGACAAGCTCGGCGCCGCCGTCGGCGCCAGCCGCGCCGCAGTCGACGCGGGCTACGTGCCCAACGACTACCAGGTCGGCCAGACGGGCAAGATCGTCGCCCCCGAAGTCTACATCGCCATCGGCATCTCGGGCGCGATCCAGCACCTAGCGGGCATGAAGGATTCGAAGACCATCATCGCCATCAACAAGGACGAGGACGCGCCGATCTTCCAGGTCGCCGACATCGGCCTCGTCGCCGACCTGTTCAACGCCGTGCCGGAACTCACCGGCAAGCTCTGA
- a CDS encoding helix-turn-helix domain-containing protein: MLIEFDDRESDSPYIERVWRSRSRGGGSFLSMADSNIELVISRLPGTTMVTLRGPVSRAASVDCPPHGRWLAIRFRMGAYLPDFPTAALADHKSVDLPVLTDGRFLLGGAIWEIPRFDNAEQFVARLAAAGAIALSGHARAMLEGDLKRASQRSLQRHFRQVTGMTLSRHQQIQRARNAAGLLLDGHSLLDATFDAGYFDQAHLTRSLRDLIGTTPARLARERPQLSFSYKTSAR, encoded by the coding sequence ATGCTCATCGAGTTCGACGACCGGGAATCCGATTCCCCCTATATCGAACGCGTCTGGCGCAGCCGGAGCCGGGGCGGCGGCTCGTTCCTGTCGATGGCCGACAGCAATATCGAGCTGGTCATATCGCGCCTGCCGGGCACCACCATGGTCACGCTGCGCGGCCCAGTCTCGCGGGCCGCGAGCGTGGACTGCCCGCCGCACGGCCGGTGGCTCGCCATTCGTTTTCGCATGGGGGCCTACCTGCCCGATTTTCCCACGGCAGCCCTGGCGGATCACAAAAGCGTCGATCTGCCGGTCCTCACCGATGGCCGGTTCCTGCTCGGCGGCGCGATCTGGGAAATCCCGCGCTTCGACAATGCCGAACAGTTCGTCGCGCGGCTGGCCGCGGCCGGTGCAATCGCGCTCAGCGGCCATGCCCGCGCAATGCTCGAAGGCGACCTGAAGCGAGCGAGCCAGCGTTCGCTGCAACGGCACTTCCGCCAGGTCACCGGCATGACGCTTAGCCGACACCAACAGATCCAGCGCGCGCGCAATGCCGCGGGCCTGCTGCTGGACGGGCACTCGCTGCTCGATGCCACTTTCGACGCGGGCTATTTCGACCAGGCGCACCTCACCCGGTCCCTGCGCGACCTCATCGGCACGACCCCGGCCCGGCTCGCCCGCGAGCGCCCCCAGTTGTCGTTCTCGTACAAAACTTCCGCTCGCTGA
- a CDS encoding OmpA family protein, whose protein sequence is MQKSRLLTSCVAVVSLITVSGCVTDPNTGQQKVSRTAIGAGVGTLGGLLLGGLIGGGTGRIIGAGIGGLAGGAIGYTMDKQIKELRESTAGSGVDITPTDNGQAILVNLPEGVTFDVASAALQPSFRATLDQIAQSMNQYPNSLIDVYGHTDSTGSDQYNQTLSENRARTVANYLTMQGVSAARIRSQGFGETLPVADNTTEEGRRRNRRVEIKIVPISQDQVQAARQQRQ, encoded by the coding sequence ATGCAGAAATCCCGCCTGCTGACGTCATGCGTCGCCGTGGTTTCGCTGATCACCGTCTCCGGCTGCGTGACCGATCCCAACACCGGCCAGCAGAAGGTTTCACGCACCGCCATCGGCGCGGGCGTGGGCACGCTGGGCGGCCTGCTGCTCGGCGGGCTGATCGGCGGCGGCACCGGCCGCATCATCGGCGCGGGCATCGGCGGCCTCGCCGGCGGCGCGATCGGCTATACGATGGACAAGCAGATCAAGGAGCTGCGCGAGAGCACCGCGGGCAGCGGCGTCGACATCACGCCCACCGACAACGGCCAGGCGATCCTCGTCAATTTGCCCGAAGGCGTCACCTTCGACGTCGCCAGCGCGGCGCTGCAGCCCAGCTTCCGCGCGACGCTCGACCAGATCGCGCAGTCCATGAACCAGTACCCGAACAGCCTGATCGACGTTTACGGCCACACCGATTCCACGGGTTCGGACCAGTACAACCAGACGCTGTCCGAAAACCGCGCGCGCACCGTCGCCAACTACCTGACGATGCAGGGCGTCTCCGCCGCGCGCATCCGCAGCCAGGGCTTCGGCGAGACCTTGCCCGTGGCCGACAACACCACCGAGGAAGGCCGCCGCCGCAACCGCCGCGTCGAGATCAAGATCGTCCCGATCAGCCAGGACCAGGTCCAGGCCGCGCGCCAGCAGCGACAGTAA
- a CDS encoding zinc-binding dehydrogenase: MPTTWSRGPAPWPGSPPDLEMVASAPLLCAGITTFNALRNSGAKPGDLVAVHGVGGLGHLGIQFARKLGYRTVAVNRGTDKEALARELGAHDYIDSTAGDPAAALRAMGGARAIIATVTNAEAMAQLVGGLGPNGVFMVIGAVGAFEVDTMDLLMKRAAVKGWYSGTSVDSEDTLKFAAIEGVSSMNEIYPLEQAQAAYDHMISGKARFRVVLDTGASG; this comes from the coding sequence ATGCCGACTACATGGTCGCGCGGGCCAGCGCCCTGGCCCGGATCGCCCCCCGATCTCGAGATGGTCGCCTCGGCGCCATTGCTCTGCGCTGGGATCACGACGTTCAACGCGCTGCGCAATTCGGGCGCGAAGCCCGGCGACCTGGTCGCGGTGCACGGCGTCGGCGGCCTCGGCCATCTCGGCATTCAGTTCGCACGCAAGCTCGGTTACCGGACCGTCGCGGTGAACCGCGGCACCGACAAGGAAGCGCTCGCCCGCGAGCTCGGCGCACACGACTACATCGACAGTACTGCCGGCGATCCCGCGGCGGCACTGCGCGCCATGGGCGGTGCCCGCGCGATCATCGCGACCGTGACCAATGCCGAGGCCATGGCCCAGCTCGTCGGCGGGCTCGGGCCCAACGGCGTGTTCATGGTGATCGGCGCGGTTGGCGCCTTCGAGGTCGACACGATGGACCTGCTGATGAAGCGCGCCGCGGTAAAGGGCTGGTACTCGGGCACCTCGGTGGATTCGGAGGACACGCTGAAATTCGCCGCGATCGAAGGCGTCAGCTCGATGAACGAGATCTATCCGCTCGAACAGGCACAGGCCGCCTACGATCATATGATCAGCGGCAAGGCGCGGTTCCGGGTCGTGCTGGACACGGGCGCTTCCGGCTAG
- the rplL gene encoding 50S ribosomal protein L7/L12, whose product MADIAKLVEELSKLTVLEAADLAKALEEAWGVSAAAAVAVAAPAGGGAAAEAVEEKTEFDVILTGDGGKKIQVIKEVRAITALGLTEAKALVEAAPKAIKEGVNKAEAEDIKKKIEEAGGTVEIK is encoded by the coding sequence ATGGCCGATATCGCCAAGCTTGTTGAAGAACTTTCGAAGCTGACCGTCCTCGAGGCGGCTGACCTCGCCAAGGCCCTCGAAGAGGCATGGGGCGTTTCCGCCGCTGCCGCTGTGGCCGTGGCCGCTCCCGCCGGTGGCGGCGCTGCTGCCGAAGCCGTCGAAGAGAAGACCGAGTTCGACGTGATCCTCACCGGCGACGGTGGCAAGAAGATCCAGGTCATCAAGGAAGTCCGCGCCATCACCGCGCTGGGCCTGACCGAAGCCAAGGCGCTGGTGGAAGCCGCTCCGAAGGCGATCAAGGAAGGTGTCAACAAGGCCGAAGCCGAAGACATCAAGAAGAAGATCGAAGAAGCCGGCGGCACCGTCGAAATCAAGTAA